A stretch of the Sneathiella limimaris genome encodes the following:
- a CDS encoding helix-turn-helix domain-containing protein, translating to MLDRDLYVLGDASEHFGFLNCEKISDREHIHGWRVHDHFHEGLAQLFFFSNGTVEGRVDQTEVLINSPALLWLPALCSHAFDYQEGMEGWVLTVTTTDVVRLTNDISWLGHWIDKPVVLKEDNLENMLSEIRTVMACIEREHQYVTEERNVTLEACFRLLLTYLYRSLKQQFGLPEISNGRQHQLLLAFQSLLDTHSLKQRTVTEYADLLSVTPTHLSRTVKGITGKTAGELIQDRILLEAKRRLVFSSTPIFQIADDLCFSSAAYFSRFFQKHTSQTPGVFRKHFRSDLSNAFNNDEE from the coding sequence ATGCTGGATCGTGATCTCTATGTCCTTGGCGATGCCTCTGAACATTTTGGTTTTCTGAATTGCGAGAAAATCTCTGATCGCGAGCATATTCATGGCTGGCGGGTGCATGATCATTTCCACGAAGGTCTAGCCCAACTTTTCTTTTTTTCAAATGGTACTGTTGAAGGGCGCGTGGATCAAACGGAGGTCCTGATTAATTCACCAGCCCTTTTGTGGCTCCCGGCGCTTTGCTCGCATGCCTTTGATTATCAGGAAGGTATGGAAGGCTGGGTCTTGACGGTCACGACGACAGATGTCGTGCGGTTGACCAATGATATCTCTTGGCTCGGACACTGGATTGACAAGCCTGTGGTTTTGAAAGAAGACAATCTCGAAAACATGCTATCCGAAATTCGAACTGTGATGGCTTGCATTGAACGGGAACATCAATACGTGACTGAGGAGAGAAATGTTACTCTGGAGGCTTGTTTCCGGCTTCTTCTCACTTATCTCTACCGTAGCTTGAAGCAGCAATTTGGCTTGCCGGAAATATCGAATGGGCGGCAACACCAATTGCTGCTGGCGTTCCAGTCGTTGCTGGACACCCATTCCCTGAAGCAACGGACAGTAACGGAATATGCTGACTTGTTGTCTGTAACGCCAACGCACCTTTCCCGCACGGTCAAAGGGATCACTGGAAAAACAGCTGGTGAACTTATTCAAGACCGTATCCTATTGGAGGCAAAACGCAGGCTCGTCTTCAGCAGCACACCAATTTTCCAGATTGCGGATGATCTGTGTTTTTCGTCTGCTGCTTATTTCTCGAGATTTTTTCAAAAGCATACCAGCCAGACACCGGGTGTTTTTAGAAAACATTTTCGGTCCGATTTGTCTAATGCCTTCAACAATGACGAGGAATAA